A region from the Lentisphaera profundi genome encodes:
- a CDS encoding type II toxin-antitoxin system RelE family toxin: MTNLRYGKQVLKTYSLERHDLAKKEIEKLSPDLKRIFKKKVASILTNPHRPNSRLSGFKIPTYKIKSGSYRLVYEVHDHRVVITVLCVGLRARNKAYKLARQRSSRDENG, from the coding sequence ATGACAAATCTCAGATACGGGAAACAAGTCTTGAAGACTTATTCGCTTGAGCGTCACGATTTAGCAAAAAAAGAAATTGAGAAATTAAGTCCCGATTTAAAAAGAATATTCAAAAAGAAAGTTGCGAGTATTCTTACTAATCCACATCGACCTAACTCTCGTCTAAGTGGTTTTAAAATACCTACCTATAAAATCAAAAGTGGAAGCTATAGGCTCGTTTATGAAGTTCATGATCACAGAGTAGTTATTACCGTTTTATGTGTGGGGCTTAGAGCTAGAAACAAAGCTTATAAACTTGCGAGACAAAGAAGCTCTCGTGATGAAAATGGCTGA
- a CDS encoding sulfatase, giving the protein MFNNFIYLILFTLSTVVASERPNILFIMTDDQWRREFNFLPEGRDEQGKPRNLTPTIDRLASEGIILDRMYATSTVCTPSRYSVLTGEYPSRSLDKGFLNDMKEYGNQPNPHFNVHITPGKAHMGSVLKANGYFTGFVGKNHVIHDESIKVPSIKAFRKADPFDSKTQEFLEQKQAAEVQSVLNNDFDFASSIYAGNVPGHMPIEMEAHNMDWVTKGGLDFLDLAEKQEKPFYLHFCTTLNHGPGPAGEKYSADPRFTAAGVLKEGLNVQPSRASIIERLKKAGIPYKGDHSDPLWLDDGISAIINKIQKMGKLDNTIIFFFNDNGMGAKGALYEGGALSPAFVWGKNLKGNRRINQLLANIDFAPTVFELCGISKDQQAKMDGKSFVSLLKGDDKAINEAVFLQIGSTRAVLQDEFKYIAWRVHPEREKNFDVATKGETQKLYHIASTRGGRGLEKKIPKHYKAYWDTDQLYDLRKDRKEQQNLASNPEYAQKLKNLQKLLSEHIKNQPGEFGEF; this is encoded by the coding sequence ATGTTTAATAATTTCATTTATTTGATACTCTTTACTCTGAGTACGGTGGTCGCCAGTGAGCGCCCTAATATTCTTTTTATCATGACTGATGATCAATGGCGTCGTGAGTTTAATTTTCTGCCAGAGGGCCGAGATGAACAAGGAAAGCCGCGCAACTTAACTCCGACCATTGATCGCCTTGCAAGCGAAGGCATTATCCTCGATAGAATGTATGCCACCTCAACTGTCTGTACTCCGAGTCGCTATAGCGTTTTGACGGGAGAGTATCCGAGTCGCAGTTTAGACAAGGGCTTTCTCAATGATATGAAAGAATATGGCAATCAGCCAAACCCACATTTCAATGTCCATATTACCCCTGGTAAAGCACACATGGGCAGTGTTTTAAAAGCCAATGGTTATTTTACGGGTTTCGTGGGCAAGAATCATGTGATTCACGATGAATCTATCAAAGTACCGAGTATCAAAGCTTTTAGAAAAGCCGATCCTTTCGATAGTAAAACCCAAGAATTTTTAGAGCAGAAGCAAGCTGCGGAAGTTCAAAGCGTACTCAATAATGACTTTGATTTTGCGAGTAGTATTTATGCGGGCAATGTTCCAGGACATATGCCCATTGAAATGGAAGCTCATAATATGGATTGGGTAACGAAAGGCGGACTCGATTTCCTTGATTTAGCCGAAAAACAAGAAAAGCCCTTTTACCTTCATTTTTGTACCACACTCAATCATGGACCAGGGCCAGCAGGGGAAAAATATTCCGCCGATCCTCGCTTCACGGCTGCGGGTGTACTGAAAGAAGGACTCAATGTTCAGCCCTCACGTGCCTCAATCATTGAACGCCTAAAAAAAGCCGGAATCCCTTACAAAGGAGATCATTCAGATCCACTATGGCTGGATGATGGGATCAGTGCAATTATCAACAAAATTCAGAAAATGGGTAAATTGGATAATACCATAATCTTTTTCTTTAATGATAATGGCATGGGTGCCAAAGGAGCCTTATACGAAGGTGGTGCCTTATCACCTGCATTTGTTTGGGGAAAGAACTTAAAAGGGAATCGTCGAATCAATCAGTTGCTTGCCAATATTGATTTTGCGCCCACCGTTTTTGAGCTTTGCGGAATCAGCAAAGATCAGCAAGCCAAGATGGATGGCAAGAGTTTTGTGAGTCTCCTTAAAGGTGATGATAAAGCCATTAACGAAGCCGTGTTTTTACAAATTGGCTCAACACGTGCAGTCTTGCAGGATGAGTTTAAATATATTGCTTGGAGAGTTCACCCTGAGCGTGAAAAGAATTTTGATGTGGCAACAAAAGGCGAAACTCAGAAACTTTATCACATTGCCTCCACTCGTGGTGGCCGTGGCTTAGAAAAGAAAATCCCCAAGCACTATAAAGCCTATTGGGATACAGATCAGCTTTACGACCTTAGAAAGGATCGTAAGGAACAGCAGAACTTAGCCAGCAATCCAGAGTATGCACAGAAGCTTAAAAACCTTCAAAAACTCTTGAGTGAGCACATTAAAAATCAGCCAGGCGAATTCGGCGAATTTTAA
- a CDS encoding endonuclease/exonuclease/phosphatase family protein produces MKRYLVSLIFLMSVASAQNIKIISYNVLYGFNHGKSIDLGKQCLKEQQADMIALQEMKGFDQEKFAILAKSWGHEHSYFYKRQPGMPLAFSSRYPISEVKELGEGVKRGFLMLKCKGIHFIVGHMTSQKLKSRQQETQYISTYIKTLMEAGEKVVILGDFNALSPLDNERLASMHELINEMRNNPKKKANLNKNNFDTSIMQSYYDLGLSDVCHQVLKGKASLKGSFPSTILEKIPSVEVQEQHLRRIDFILADPATAKQAIQADIPKGGALEQISDHYPLIVEFYLNL; encoded by the coding sequence ATGAAGCGGTATTTAGTTTCTCTAATATTTTTAATGAGTGTTGCCTCAGCGCAAAATATCAAAATTATTTCTTATAATGTTCTCTACGGTTTTAATCATGGCAAAAGTATAGATTTGGGCAAGCAGTGCTTGAAAGAGCAACAGGCAGATATGATTGCCCTACAAGAAATGAAGGGCTTTGACCAAGAAAAATTTGCGATACTCGCTAAAAGCTGGGGCCATGAGCACAGCTATTTTTATAAACGTCAGCCTGGCATGCCCTTGGCTTTTAGTTCTCGCTATCCCATTAGTGAAGTAAAGGAATTAGGCGAGGGAGTTAAGCGCGGTTTTTTAATGCTCAAATGTAAAGGTATTCATTTTATTGTCGGCCACATGACTTCGCAAAAACTTAAGTCTCGTCAACAAGAAACTCAGTATATTTCTACTTATATTAAAACCTTAATGGAGGCGGGAGAGAAAGTGGTTATTCTAGGAGATTTTAATGCGCTCAGCCCGCTAGATAATGAACGCCTTGCTAGCATGCATGAACTGATCAATGAAATGCGGAACAATCCTAAAAAGAAAGCGAATTTAAATAAAAATAATTTTGATACATCAATTATGCAATCTTATTACGACTTGGGTTTGAGTGATGTTTGTCATCAAGTCCTTAAAGGCAAAGCCTCTTTGAAAGGTAGTTTTCCCAGTACAATTCTGGAGAAGATTCCTTCTGTGGAAGTACAAGAGCAACATCTTCGGCGTATAGATTTTATCCTAGCGGATCCCGCAACGGCAAAGCAGGCGATACAAGCGGATATTCCAAAGGGTGGGGCCCTCGAACAGATTTCAGATCATTATCCCTTGATTGTAGAATTTTATTTAAATTTATAA
- a CDS encoding serine/threonine-protein kinase: MSKKEINLDEFFSDFQEGLGDLYDKSKEPSEDDIQIQELIDQLLKQRYEDAEEIAEGGMKKIFRSRDSLTSRQVAIAYLKHDEKEKLSAFIKEARLNARLQHPNIMTVYDIGVDDNHEVYFTMKLIEGEELGVILKSLEKNQSPQYDLQQLLYIFLKICEAISFAHSKKILHLDLKPANIQVGHFGEVLVCDWGLAKDLKLQNQTCELNLNDLPIFKQDTNLDLEVCSTLDGIVKGSPGYMAPEQAEGRNREKSERTDIYSLGAILYSLLTHKSPISTTDVRSSLKQCIDGDILTPTQRVDHKIPEALEAVTLKAMAVKPEDRYQSVALLIKDIEAYLSGFATSAEDADFLVQIKLLIQRNKMASSLISFAFIIICLLISAFVSQISVREKEALAAKETAEELQASAESAKAIAEIENKLRMELSRKAAPAFFRRAQLTWHNYQFPAFHHAIKMSLELDKQSKKSWNLYAFYLLGKMRFPEAKEAFEKGFGGNAYFKLIEKWNHRAINEDTVHQLILDFQDLNLNREIALVMAHFQLEKSADQKFQFLKKIIRQIDRNSNSITVLYDLSLKSIKIEGRGFRKSALLRGLDLERVDLSNTVITNINLFIGWKLTELKLKGTKISNIEPLKKNPLQNLDISYTSVNDINILQDMPLETVNLAGLRLKNLAPLLNCRQLKSVILSQDMIKDEANVLRALKERCTVIIVP; the protein is encoded by the coding sequence ATGAGTAAAAAAGAAATTAACTTAGATGAATTCTTTTCCGATTTCCAGGAAGGGCTTGGGGATCTTTACGATAAATCAAAAGAGCCCTCTGAAGACGACATCCAGATACAAGAGCTCATTGATCAGCTACTCAAACAACGTTATGAAGATGCGGAAGAAATTGCCGAAGGTGGCATGAAAAAAATCTTCCGTAGTCGCGACTCTCTCACTTCACGACAAGTCGCCATTGCCTATCTCAAACACGATGAAAAAGAGAAACTGAGTGCTTTCATCAAAGAGGCCCGACTCAATGCACGCTTACAGCACCCCAATATAATGACCGTTTACGACATTGGCGTCGATGATAACCATGAAGTCTATTTCACTATGAAGCTCATCGAAGGTGAAGAACTCGGCGTTATCCTAAAATCTCTCGAAAAAAATCAAAGTCCCCAATACGACCTTCAACAGCTACTCTATATTTTCCTTAAAATTTGTGAAGCCATTTCTTTTGCTCATTCCAAAAAAATCCTGCACCTCGATCTCAAACCCGCCAATATTCAAGTCGGTCATTTTGGCGAAGTACTCGTTTGTGACTGGGGGCTTGCGAAAGACCTCAAGCTTCAAAATCAGACCTGTGAATTAAATCTTAACGATCTCCCTATCTTTAAACAGGACACTAATCTCGATCTAGAAGTTTGCTCGACACTCGATGGCATCGTCAAAGGAAGCCCGGGCTACATGGCTCCTGAACAAGCAGAGGGACGCAATCGTGAAAAAAGTGAACGCACTGACATTTATAGCCTAGGGGCCATCCTTTATTCACTACTCACCCATAAATCCCCCATTAGTACCACCGATGTTCGCAGCTCGCTCAAACAATGTATAGACGGTGATATTTTGACTCCTACGCAACGAGTAGATCATAAAATCCCCGAGGCATTGGAAGCGGTAACACTCAAAGCAATGGCAGTCAAACCCGAAGATCGTTATCAGAGCGTAGCGTTACTGATCAAAGATATTGAAGCTTACCTCAGTGGTTTTGCGACTAGTGCAGAAGACGCCGATTTTTTAGTCCAAATTAAACTGCTCATTCAACGCAATAAAATGGCGAGCTCACTGATTTCTTTTGCTTTTATTATTATTTGCCTACTCATCAGTGCATTTGTTTCCCAAATATCAGTACGAGAAAAAGAAGCTTTAGCGGCGAAGGAAACTGCCGAAGAACTACAAGCCTCTGCCGAATCTGCAAAAGCCATAGCTGAGATCGAAAACAAATTACGCATGGAGCTCAGTCGAAAAGCGGCTCCGGCTTTTTTTCGGCGCGCCCAACTCACTTGGCATAATTATCAGTTTCCCGCTTTTCACCATGCCATTAAAATGTCGCTTGAACTCGATAAACAATCCAAAAAATCATGGAACCTATACGCCTTTTACCTATTGGGAAAAATGCGCTTTCCCGAAGCAAAAGAAGCTTTTGAAAAAGGTTTTGGAGGCAATGCCTACTTTAAACTTATCGAGAAATGGAACCATCGTGCCATCAATGAAGACACTGTCCATCAACTCATCCTTGATTTCCAAGACTTAAATCTCAACCGTGAAATTGCTCTTGTTATGGCTCATTTTCAGCTCGAGAAAAGTGCCGATCAGAAGTTTCAGTTCTTAAAAAAAATCATTCGTCAAATAGACCGTAACAGTAATTCAATCACTGTGCTTTATGATCTCTCATTAAAAAGTATAAAGATTGAAGGACGGGGGTTTCGTAAAAGTGCTCTACTCAGAGGACTCGACTTAGAAAGAGTTGATTTATCAAATACCGTGATCACAAATATTAACCTCTTTATTGGCTGGAAACTCACAGAACTCAAACTCAAAGGGACTAAGATTAGTAATATTGAGCCACTGAAAAAAAACCCTTTGCAAAACCTCGATATTTCCTACACATCGGTAAATGACATCAATATCCTCCAAGATATGCCTCTCGAAACAGTAAACTTAGCGGGCTTACGCCTCAAAAATCTTGCGCCCTTACTCAATTGTCGTCAACTCAAATCCGTCATCCTGAGTCAAGACATGATAAAAGATGAGGCAAACGTACTCCGTGCCCTCAAGGAACGCTGTACCGTAATTATTGTGCCCTAA
- a CDS encoding sulfatase-like hydrolase/transferase, with product MIKFFVLATCLLMITAKADDRPNIVFILADDVSPDMYGFYGNKEAKTPNIDKIAQEGVMFKTAWSSAICGPSRALIMTGAYATTTGAYYNGFFKEGANGKGFFERHPSFAKLMQNNGYRTAVAGKWHVGPAELPDNPIAGFDEYCLWESVRELAKLPGKPKHTGLWEDESTTSRFWGPCIIKNHHQLPTKKSDFGPDIFTSFICDFIEKSVKENKPFLAYYPMVGPHGARAGYPTCPIYGEVGDLGAKTNKGEESDRRFRALNDYVDILLGRIEQKVEDLGIADNTIFIFASDNGTAVTAKSRGVERGGHVIFTLKGPGIKQRGGTDEIMDFSDILPTFVDLAGGSLPAGIKVDGKSLKPFLSGESNSHREWIYGCTATSQLLRTRSHLIEVVNPVLDVPNGRFYYCGENRQGKGYVRAEKNPEHQEAQKMMRKTLQKFSALQKDDAWFQTKKGKQWLKTCSSPRAREKHLHNHSDYQHYDETL from the coding sequence ATGATAAAGTTTTTTGTGCTAGCAACTTGTCTATTAATGATCACTGCAAAGGCTGATGATCGGCCTAATATTGTTTTTATCTTAGCTGATGACGTGAGTCCAGATATGTATGGCTTTTATGGGAATAAAGAAGCCAAGACACCCAATATAGATAAGATTGCTCAAGAAGGAGTGATGTTTAAGACCGCATGGTCATCGGCCATTTGCGGTCCCTCACGAGCTTTAATTATGACCGGGGCCTACGCCACGACAACTGGCGCGTATTATAATGGATTTTTCAAAGAAGGAGCCAATGGCAAAGGCTTTTTCGAGCGTCACCCCAGTTTTGCAAAATTAATGCAGAATAATGGCTACAGAACTGCGGTAGCAGGAAAATGGCACGTGGGCCCTGCGGAGTTGCCAGATAATCCCATTGCAGGTTTTGATGAATACTGTCTTTGGGAGAGTGTTAGGGAGCTGGCTAAGTTGCCAGGGAAGCCCAAGCATACGGGACTTTGGGAAGATGAATCGACAACATCGCGCTTTTGGGGTCCCTGTATTATAAAAAATCATCACCAGCTACCCACGAAGAAATCTGATTTTGGTCCTGATATCTTCACCAGTTTTATCTGTGATTTTATAGAAAAAAGCGTTAAAGAAAATAAACCCTTCCTCGCGTATTACCCGATGGTGGGCCCCCATGGTGCTCGAGCAGGCTACCCCACTTGTCCGATATATGGAGAAGTAGGTGATTTGGGTGCTAAAACAAATAAGGGAGAGGAGTCCGATCGACGTTTCCGTGCACTGAATGATTATGTAGATATTCTCCTTGGACGTATAGAGCAAAAAGTCGAAGACCTAGGAATTGCCGATAATACTATTTTCATCTTTGCCTCTGATAACGGAACCGCAGTGACAGCCAAAAGCCGTGGAGTTGAACGTGGTGGCCATGTAATTTTCACTCTTAAGGGTCCGGGGATTAAACAACGTGGAGGCACCGACGAAATCATGGATTTTTCAGATATTCTTCCCACCTTTGTTGATTTAGCTGGTGGCAGCTTACCCGCGGGTATAAAAGTCGATGGCAAAAGTTTGAAACCATTTTTGAGTGGTGAAAGCAATAGTCATCGCGAATGGATTTACGGCTGTACCGCCACTTCACAACTCTTGAGAACGCGTAGTCATTTGATTGAGGTAGTGAACCCCGTGCTTGATGTCCCCAATGGACGATTCTATTACTGTGGAGAAAATCGTCAGGGAAAAGGCTATGTACGAGCGGAGAAAAATCCCGAGCATCAAGAAGCCCAAAAAATGATGAGAAAAACTTTACAAAAGTTTTCAGCGCTACAGAAAGATGATGCTTGGTTTCAAACAAAAAAAGGTAAGCAATGGTTGAAGACCTGCTCCAGCCCAAGAGCGAGAGAAAAACATCTGCATAATCATAGTGATTATCAGCATTATGATGAAACGCTGTAA
- the ndk gene encoding nucleoside-diphosphate kinase, with protein MYEKSLIIIKPDGVQRGLVGNIITRFENVGLKIHGMKFVQPTQEMARTHYSEHVDKAFYPTVEEYILSGPVLVFALGGMNAVKKIRLMVGATEPASSAPGTIRGDLAHQSYPDPGEPDDKPIRNLIHASGSSEEAVTEVKLWFTDDEIIEYGKITDELLAL; from the coding sequence ATGTACGAAAAATCACTTATTATCATTAAGCCTGACGGCGTTCAACGCGGTTTAGTTGGCAATATCATCACTAGATTCGAAAATGTCGGTCTTAAGATCCACGGCATGAAATTTGTTCAGCCTACACAAGAAATGGCTCGTACTCATTACTCTGAGCACGTTGATAAAGCTTTCTACCCTACTGTAGAAGAATATATCCTTTCTGGCCCAGTCTTGGTTTTCGCTCTCGGCGGAATGAATGCGGTTAAGAAAATTCGTTTGATGGTTGGCGCTACTGAGCCTGCATCATCTGCACCTGGTACAATTCGCGGCGACTTAGCTCACCAATCTTACCCTGATCCTGGCGAGCCTGATGACAAGCCTATTCGCAACTTGATTCACGCTTCTGGTTCTTCTGAAGAAGCTGTAACTGAAGTTAAACTTTGGTTCACTGATGACGAAATCATTGAATACGGAAAAATCACTGACGAGCTACTTGCGCTTTAA
- a CDS encoding RsmB/NOP family class I SAM-dependent RNA methyltransferase, whose protein sequence is MNNPKLTQARARSYSEAIALIFYEVRASRNPLDQELRRFFRNNKKYGSRDRRFIAESLYSLYRWFGWVQSIVPKTAPPQPSEDKKFCTAITAVLCLDNLHREPVAEYIAQLAGVNTEKVPREDLDKKRQWMTRNFGLKSITNKDLVPDWFVDELPKDFDLEALIIDLQKRPPMWIRLQGPPEKNKTLSELKERDFDIYPHSIMKKAIKIVNPRVNLYELKSFRDGQFEVQDLASQSLGFACEAQSGQRWWDVCAGAGGKTLLLADHMNSKGGITSTDIREWKLDDLKKRAKRARFSNITTKNLKKTRSASKKRPFDGVLVDAPCSCTGTWRRNPDARWSSTADDCEELAQIQADILEKSAPGVKAGGVLVYATCSFSVRENEEIVEQFLKGHPDFSLEDFPHPLTLKSTGGILRISPSPEDCDAMFAARFRRKI, encoded by the coding sequence ATGAATAATCCAAAACTCACTCAAGCACGTGCACGCAGTTACAGCGAAGCCATTGCTCTAATTTTTTATGAAGTCCGCGCATCTCGCAATCCACTAGATCAGGAACTTCGCCGTTTTTTCCGCAATAACAAAAAGTACGGTTCTCGTGACCGACGCTTCATTGCAGAATCTCTTTATAGTCTCTACCGCTGGTTCGGCTGGGTACAAAGTATTGTCCCCAAAACGGCTCCCCCACAGCCTAGCGAAGACAAAAAATTCTGTACGGCTATCACCGCAGTCTTATGCCTCGACAATCTTCATCGTGAACCTGTCGCGGAATACATTGCACAACTTGCGGGTGTCAACACTGAAAAAGTCCCCCGTGAAGATCTCGATAAAAAGCGCCAATGGATGACTCGTAATTTTGGACTCAAATCTATCACCAACAAAGATTTAGTTCCCGATTGGTTTGTCGATGAGCTTCCCAAAGATTTCGATTTAGAGGCACTCATTATTGATTTACAAAAGCGTCCGCCTATGTGGATTCGTTTACAGGGGCCGCCAGAGAAAAATAAAACTCTCAGTGAGCTTAAAGAAAGAGATTTCGATATTTACCCGCACTCAATCATGAAAAAAGCCATTAAAATTGTGAACCCACGGGTTAACCTTTATGAGCTTAAAAGTTTCCGCGATGGCCAATTCGAAGTTCAAGACTTAGCCAGCCAAAGTTTAGGTTTTGCTTGTGAAGCACAATCAGGACAACGCTGGTGGGATGTTTGTGCCGGCGCCGGTGGCAAAACTCTTTTACTCGCCGATCACATGAATAGTAAAGGCGGAATTACCTCCACTGATATTCGTGAATGGAAATTAGATGACCTCAAAAAACGCGCGAAACGTGCTCGTTTTTCTAATATCACTACCAAGAATTTAAAGAAGACCCGCTCCGCCTCCAAAAAACGCCCCTTCGATGGCGTCTTAGTTGATGCTCCTTGCTCCTGTACGGGAACTTGGCGCCGTAACCCTGATGCTCGCTGGAGCAGTACCGCTGATGATTGCGAGGAGCTTGCTCAAATTCAAGCGGATATCTTAGAAAAATCTGCGCCTGGAGTTAAAGCAGGCGGTGTCCTAGTTTATGCAACCTGTAGTTTCAGCGTTAGGGAAAATGAAGAAATTGTTGAACAATTTCTGAAGGGTCATCCTGATTTTTCTCTCGAGGATTTCCCACATCCTTTGACTCTCAAGTCCACAGGTGGTATCTTACGTATATCTCCGTCGCCCGAGGACTGTGACGCAATGTTTGCGGCACGTTTCAGACGAAAAATCTAA
- the lpxK gene encoding tetraacyldisaccharide 4'-kinase, with the protein MSLRDFTEKAENYLLSIINGNKLGFSSSLIKSNLFILSKVFRSIVKTRHFLYDKRIFRDRTLGCLVVSIGNLTTGGTGKTPVTEIFARTLTEKGRRVAILSRGYRSKSKPLKTKLLDKFRGKKTVSPPRVVSEGNNEVLLGPHMAGDEPYMLACNVPKAIVLTDPDRVKSGRFAIRNYQADTLLMDDGFQQLRLKPRINILLIDSTNPFSNHFLLPRGLLREPIKNMRRAHFIFLTKANGGNHLRHLKKFIRKHNTKAEIIECTHRPKFLKSLIDQKQSLLSQLKGMKIAAISAIAVPQSFEDFLIGFGAEIVYKERYADHHMYYEDEVDTFIKNSEEAGAELIVTTEKDAVRFPEIKKSTIDITYLRVEIDILSGEESFNDCISRICFS; encoded by the coding sequence ATGAGTCTAAGAGATTTCACAGAGAAGGCCGAAAACTATTTACTTTCCATTATTAATGGGAATAAGCTAGGCTTTTCGTCTTCTTTGATAAAATCAAATTTATTCATACTCTCGAAAGTTTTCCGCTCAATCGTTAAAACGCGTCACTTCCTCTACGACAAACGAATTTTTCGAGATCGTACCTTAGGTTGCTTGGTGGTTTCCATTGGCAATCTCACTACTGGTGGCACAGGAAAAACTCCTGTTACTGAAATTTTTGCTCGCACACTCACCGAAAAAGGCCGTCGCGTTGCTATCTTATCGCGCGGTTATCGCAGTAAGAGCAAACCCCTCAAAACAAAGCTCCTCGATAAATTCCGAGGCAAAAAGACGGTGAGTCCTCCGCGCGTTGTTTCCGAAGGCAATAACGAAGTTTTACTAGGCCCACACATGGCTGGTGACGAGCCCTACATGTTAGCCTGCAATGTCCCGAAAGCGATTGTGCTCACCGATCCCGATCGTGTCAAAAGTGGACGTTTTGCCATACGCAATTATCAAGCAGACACATTATTAATGGATGACGGCTTTCAACAATTGCGCCTCAAGCCAAGAATTAACATTCTCCTCATTGATAGTACAAATCCCTTTTCCAATCACTTTTTACTCCCCCGTGGACTCTTACGTGAGCCCATAAAAAATATGCGTCGAGCGCACTTCATTTTCTTGACGAAGGCCAATGGTGGCAATCACTTAAGACATCTCAAGAAATTTATCCGTAAGCATAATACCAAAGCGGAAATCATTGAGTGTACTCATAGACCCAAATTCCTCAAAAGCTTGATTGATCAAAAGCAATCCCTACTCTCTCAGCTCAAAGGAATGAAAATCGCCGCTATTTCAGCTATTGCTGTCCCTCAGAGTTTCGAAGATTTCCTCATTGGCTTTGGAGCTGAAATCGTCTATAAAGAACGCTATGCCGATCATCATATGTACTACGAAGACGAAGTAGATACCTTTATTAAAAACTCCGAAGAAGCCGGAGCCGAACTCATCGTAACAACAGAAAAAGACGCCGTCCGCTTCCCCGAAATCAAAAAATCTACTATTGACATTACCTACCTTCGAGTCGAAATAGATATCCTTAGCGGTGAAGAAAGCTTCAATGACTGTATCAGTCGTATTTGCTTTTCTTAA